Within the Telopea speciosissima isolate NSW1024214 ecotype Mountain lineage chromosome 4, Tspe_v1, whole genome shotgun sequence genome, the region ggtaagggtgttaaacggtccagtTTCAGTTAAACGGTTTAATCtatctcaattttgaaaccataagtgaaccatttattaaacggtttcacgaTTTATGTTTAAACAATTCTGTTCGATTTCGATTAACGGTTTCTGTTCGACtttggcacatttatgtacatctaagagtgttaaacggtctGGTTCGGTTTAAAACGTTTAATTAAACAgtctcaaatttgaaaccataatcgaaccaattattaaacggtttcatggtttcggtttaaatggttcagttcggttcgattttgacacccttaggtaaTGGCCATATAATGCAGAAACAGTTCTTAAGGATCCATTTGTTTCCAAGTAAAAACCATGTAAAAGGAAAATCCTCAAGTTCAATCAATACAAGAAAGTAAAATTTTTCTTAACAATTTTTTAAACTTTGGCTTTGACTGGAACTTaagaaacataagaagaataaaataaatataaaagaaaggAATGGGTCAGATACTTCAAAagcccttcttctttttttcaaagCAGTGGTGGTCTTGTGAATTCTGCAACAACACACCAAGAATTCAGCGTCTTTGAACCATACCTACCTAAGAAACCGAAGATTGTTACTCATTATCAGCCAGGACAAAGACTGTGGATCGCTAACACCAAACTTGAGTTATAGTTTGGTGGAAACCTATCTCTACCTCACAAAATCAGAGCAATAAACTCAAGGGGAGAAAAAGATGCCCATTACTGATTCAACCATATGAGGGAGTGTCTCCTCCTTCGAACAAAAAATTCGAACCAATTACCAAAATGTACATTGCGATCTCGATTATTTCAGTCTCTTGACTACCAACGAATAAGGATTATATTTGCAAAACCCGTCCCCCACCCaggttggggggagggggttgaggggggagatagagagagagagagagagagtaccgtGGGCACAGTAGTAACGACGCAAGCAACTGCAGCTGCCTTTGTCCCAGCACGAACCCCCTCTGCAAATCAAAGAGATGCAAGAAAAAAGTAAGTATAAGAAAAACTGTTCCGcgagaatgaaaatgaaagcTTCCGTTGTATCCTACAAGATCATTATCTTCAACGTCgctatgatgatgatgagaacgACGAAAATGAAATAcaagatgaagaaaaacttcAATTCAAAAAAGGGCAACAACAACGAAGACAATTCGATTCAGATTTATGGAAAAATACTATGAATCATGAAAATAGTAATAATATTTTCACGGTGAAGAAGGGAAACGTAATAATACCTTGAGTACAACGTCGTGAAGCCGcgattttctcttcttcataaGGAGAAGGGATCAATAGAGATTTCCTTCTGTTAATCCACGCATCTCTCATTTCCGATGGGATCCCCATTGCTTTTTTGTCTGCAGAATCACTCCGAGTTCACAATAATAcgatttgaaaaaataaaaacaaaaatagcagaaaaaaagaggtaaagctGAATAGAATGAACAATAATAATACCTTACAGATCGAAGAGAAGAGTTTTCCTGAAGATCACTGTTGAGAGccaacagaaaatgaacaaaagCGAACAAACAGCTTTTGAGTGAGTGAGCAGAAGAAATAGTGAAAGGAGGAAAGCTCCACCCACTCCCTCGCGGAAAATCGTATGACGTATCCTCTTAGATGCCACGTGTCTTTTCGATGGAGATGGACGATAATTATTAATAGTGCGCCATTGGATAAAATTTCTCCTCCTTATCATACCGGTGCATATTTAATCTTGGAGAAAAGGAATTTCGATACGGTGGAAGGAGAATTCATTCTATTGAGCCTAGCTGATGACACACTACTTGTGTTTCCTTCTATCTATCCTTCCCACGTGAAACACGTGGTATAAAAATCATGGAAATCAAGCCAATAACGATAGATTTAAGGGCTATCCGATTGGGAATTTCCCGAGTTTGGTGGGTCTCTCCCACCTTACATTTTTGTTACATTCTTTGGGTGGAGGCTTTGATCTTTATCCCGTGTAGTTCCTCCAATTTCTCTCATAGGGGTCGGAATGATCATCTTAGTCATGCCCGAACATATTGTCTAGGTGGGGTTCACTCCCTCTTATTAAAAGCATTAGGAAATTGTACCGGGCAGAGAATCACAGGAGGTAATTTTCTGGCTTTGCTTCCTCTCTTTTTGAATAAATTTATTTGTACTATTTGTtgatcaaaaaagaaagaaaaaaaatcatacgTAGCAAAATGGTTAGAAAAACATGTGAATGAGATCACTGTCTAAGCTTGTAGAGTCTGCACGCACATTGGCTAATGAGAACGCACACGTAAGCATCACCCTCCACAGTTTTGTATTTAGACACAAAAACCACGTGAGCCATACAACCAGATAGCTTTCATTTCTCCAAAAAAACATTGTACTgattagggttgcaacagggtcaggttgggtcgggccttttaaaatcccagcccaaccctgagttcctttagctgggcccaggcccgaccaggccctgacttagggccagaaaaatccaatcaccctgattggccctaaccaTGGGGAGGAAGAGAGATGGATGGGTCGACCAAgctgggaaagggagatgcatgggctggcccaactgggagaagaagaagaagagaaagaagaggaaaaagaagaacaaccaaaaaaaaaaaacaagaaaaggaggacagggtcgggttgggccgggccgggcagGGCTCAGCCccaggcctcaaccctgacccggccGGACTCTGACTCAGGGCCGGAATTTCCCAATTTTGATCTGCCCTCaaggccaagatatctcaacccaggccctgtttgggctcaatGCGGGTTCAGgccgtcagggccaaacttgcacccctagtacTGATATTTTGAGAGGTAAAATGCTCTGATCGGGCCTGATAAGACCGGTTCATATTGGTGTCAACAACGATCGATATTAATGGCGATAATCATTGCAAACGCTAAAAATAGCCCATCTAGATACAATGTGGGCAGGAATTTGGGCTAGAGAATTCACTCTAGGCCCCACCCGACCTGAGCTTGCACTCGCACATGTGGGATCAAGCTTAGTCCAATTAAGCTTAGCCCAATTTTAGAACAGGTACAAAAGCCCAAATACAGGGCAAGTTGGGCTGGGTTCAGCCAGAGTATTCCACATTGTATCTAGATGGGTACGGGCTCAACATATGCCATTATG harbors:
- the LOC122657515 gene encoding early nodulin-93 isoform X2, which encodes MGIPSEMRDAWINRRKSLLIPSPYEEEKIAASRRCTQEGVRAGTKAAAVACVVTTVPTLLAVRMIPWAKHNLNYTAQALIISAASIATYFITADKTILECARKNAQYKKSA